Proteins encoded by one window of Cylindrospermum stagnale PCC 7417:
- a CDS encoding peptidylprolyl isomerase, whose amino-acid sequence MNNLSNIIVEPEEIINFLKSKMDFKEVYQNVLFQRIIFHVAQERGITVTAEEIEAQANNMRRNKRLEKAADTMAWLADQLITPEDWEAGIHASLLSQKLAEFLFAQEVKKVFFQNRLEFEEVVLYQIIVSYEKFAQELFYQIEEGEISFYHAAHLYDIDEHRRYKCGYEGKIYRFALQPDIAAVVFSTPAKQLIPPLKTDQGYHLFLVDEFLPAELTSERYQEILNNMFQRWLASELDSLLNLSLQDKV is encoded by the coding sequence ATGAATAACCTTTCAAATATAATTGTTGAACCAGAGGAGATTATTAACTTCCTTAAGAGCAAAATGGATTTTAAGGAAGTATACCAGAATGTTCTATTTCAAAGAATTATTTTCCACGTAGCTCAGGAAAGAGGCATAACTGTCACAGCAGAAGAAATCGAGGCTCAAGCGAATAATATGCGCCGAAATAAGCGCTTAGAAAAAGCTGCTGATACAATGGCATGGTTAGCAGATCAATTAATTACCCCTGAAGATTGGGAAGCGGGAATTCATGCTAGTCTGCTGTCACAAAAGTTAGCTGAGTTCTTGTTTGCTCAAGAAGTCAAAAAAGTTTTTTTTCAAAATCGTCTAGAGTTTGAGGAAGTTGTTCTCTATCAAATTATTGTTTCTTATGAAAAATTTGCTCAAGAGCTTTTTTATCAAATAGAAGAAGGGGAAATAAGTTTTTATCATGCTGCTCACCTTTATGATATTGATGAACATCGCAGATACAAGTGCGGTTATGAAGGTAAGATTTACCGTTTTGCTCTCCAGCCAGATATAGCTGCTGTTGTATTTAGTACACCAGCTAAACAGTTAATTCCTCCCCTGAAAACTGATCAAGGTTATCATCTTTTTCTGGTTGATGAGTTCCTACCAGCAGAATTAACGTCTGAAAGGTATCAAGAAATTCTCAATAATATGTTTCAACGTTGGCTAGCTTCTGAGCTAGACTCTCTGCTGAATTTGTCATTACAAGACAAGGTTTAG